In one Nymphaea colorata isolate Beijing-Zhang1983 unplaced genomic scaffold, ASM883128v2 scaffold0001, whole genome shotgun sequence genomic region, the following are encoded:
- the LOC126409262 gene encoding uncharacterized protein LOC126409262: MASKGKTVSQSQDSQPTSCGSGSATPQPPLWSYVNLMGKPPGGGGNAFFRCNFCEGQFNGSYTRVKAHLLKISQKGIQPCKKITNETLAQLKKEQKAFENKKSTSSGSGFIDIASILHDDIQNPTKKRKVVDVHQKSIKDSFSLQGRRELDLKVATFFYANCIPFNVARSPYWRDLVTSIANSNLTGYVPPSSERLRTVLLEQQMTRVNKLLESQKFTWDQHGVSIVSDGWTDLQRRPLINFIATSANGPIFLKAIDASGEYKSAEYLKGLFMEIIEEVGKENVVQLITDNAPVCRAAGIAIEKEYPHIFWTSCAVHSLNLALKSICNPPSKEQDPHAYELCSWIEDLEKDVRNIRNFIVNHQHALSIYNKHSDLKLLRVAETRFASLIVMVKRIKRVKSALISMVTDDDWSFYRADDDDKAQAIKGMILEDKWWDQIFYFLAFTEPIWEMLRVLDCDNSTLHCVYEMWDTMIEKIQEVIFKHEKKSIALEDSAFFDHVHRILIARWDKSSNPLQCMAHTLNPKYYGKKWLTGGVGRTPPHLDLELSTNRVACINRIFIDVHQNRRANDEFERFSTGIGEDVGATVDKDNYPSLSWWIKHGTAYPTLQYLAFRLLVQPATSSCCERNWSTYSQIHTIKRNNLTSKRAENLVYVHSNLRLLSRNKEEYREGETKYWDVNVEDFNLEQENELEVVNSRFEEPCIPSTSSIVEEEEIGENDDLGIDDD; the protein is encoded by the exons ATGGcgagcaaaggaaaaacagtgtctCAGTCTCAAGACTCTCAACCTACAAGTTGTGGTTCTGGATCAGCTACACCTCAGCCACCATTATGGTCATACGTGAATCTAATGGGGAAACCTCCTGGAGGCGGTGGAAATGCTTTTTTTAGGTGTAATTTTTGTGAGGGACAGTTtaatggatcatatacaagagtGAAAGCACATCTattaaaaatcagtcaaaaagGAATTCAACCATGTAAGAAAATCACTAACGAGACTTTGgctcagttgaagaaagaacaaaaagcctttgagaataagaaaagcacatcatctggatctggtttcattgacattgcttcaattttacatgatgaTATTCAGAAtcctaccaaaaaaagaaaagttgttgatgttcatcAGAAATCAATTAAGGATTCATTTAGTTTACAAGGACGGcgagaattagatctaaaagtggCGACATTTTTCTATGCTAAttgcataccatttaatgtagctagaaGTCCATATTGGAGAGACTTAGTTACATCTATTGCAAATTCTAACTTGACTGGGTATGTTCCCCCTAGTTCTGAAAGGCTTCGCACTGTACTACTAGAACAACAGATGACTCGagtgaacaaattgttagagtcTCAAAAGTTCACTTGGGATCAACACggagtttctattgtttctgatggctggacagatttgcaacgacgccctcttattaatttcattgcaacttcagcaaatggaccaattttcttgaaagcaatagatgcatctggtgaatacaaaagtgctgagtatctgaaaggattgtttatggaaataattgaagaagtGGGGAAAGAAAACGTTGTTCAGCTAATTACAGACAATGCACCTGTATGTAGAGCAGCTGGTATTGCGATAGAAAAGGAGTACCCTCATATCTTTTGGACTTCTTGTGCAGTTCATAGCTTAAATTTGGCTCTAAAGagtatatgcaatccaccaagtaaagagcaagatcctcatgcttatgaattatgttcgtggattgaagacttggaaaaggatgtgaggaacatcagaaatttcatagtaaatcatcaacatgcactttccatttataacaagcattctgatctaaaattattaagagttgcagagacacgttttgcatctctaattgttatggtcaaaaggataaaaagggtgAAAAGTGCATTGATCAGTATGGTGACTGATGATGATTGGAGTTTCTACcgtgctgatgatgatgacaaagctcaagcaatcaaaggaatgattcttgaagacaagtggtgggatcaaatcttttattttcttgcattcacagaACCGATCTGGGAGATGTTGAgagttcttgattgtgataattcAACGTTGCACTGTGTGTATGAGATGTGGGAcactatgattgaaaaaatccaagaggttatttttaagcatgaaaaaaaaagtattgcacttgaagattcagcattttttgatcatgtgcatagaatattgattgcaagatgggataaaagtagcaatcctcttcaatgcatggcacatacattaaatcctaaatattatggaaaaaagtggCTTACAGGGGGTGttggaagaaccccaccacatCTGGATCTAGAATTATCAACAAACAGAGTAGCATGTATTAATAGGATTTTCattgatgtacatcaaaatcGCCGAgctaatgatgagtttgaaaggttTTCTACTGGAATTGGAGAAGATGTAGGTGCAACTGTAGACAAAGATAATTATCCATCTTTATCTTGGTGGATTAAACATGGAACTGCTTatcctactcttcaataccttgctttcagattgctagttcaacctgctacatcttcatgctgtgagagaaattggagtacatattcacaaatccacactataaaacgaaataatctcacaagcaaacgtgcagaaaatctggtttatgtgcattctaaccttCGGCTTCTATCACggaacaaagaagaatatag ggaaggagaaactaaatattgggacgtgaatgttgaggactttaacttagaacaagagaatgaacttgaagttgttaattcaagattcgaagaaccttGTATTCCCTCAACATCTTctattgtggaagaagaggagattggggagaacgatgatttgggcattgatgatgactag